In Saccharicrinis fermentans DSM 9555 = JCM 21142, a genomic segment contains:
- a CDS encoding DUF2179 domain-containing protein encodes MTHLCNRTPNNNLKAAIFGGLSYSIVTPNIQTYTLMDASFYDSFLFTYIVIPFMIFFARIMDVSMDTIRIIFVSRGNKVIAPILGFFEMLIWLMAITRIFENLDNWTCYVAYAGGFATGNYVGLRIEEKMALGIQMIRTVTSRDASTLIEILRTKGFAVTSIEATGKNGPVHIVFAVVPRSKIKHVIPLIKKFNPKAFYSIEDVRAVNSDSDSFSPSASRAVGPRWMRKGR; translated from the coding sequence TTGACGCACTTATGTAATCGTACACCAAATAATAATCTAAAGGCTGCCATTTTTGGCGGCCTTTCTTATTCGATAGTAACTCCTAACATTCAAACATACACACTCATGGATGCTTCCTTTTATGATTCGTTTCTATTTACTTATATAGTCATTCCTTTCATGATATTCTTTGCCAGAATCATGGATGTAAGCATGGATACTATACGTATCATATTTGTATCAAGAGGAAATAAAGTGATTGCCCCCATTCTAGGATTCTTTGAAATGCTCATATGGTTGATGGCCATCACTCGCATCTTTGAAAACCTAGACAACTGGACATGCTATGTAGCCTATGCGGGAGGCTTTGCCACGGGTAACTACGTAGGATTACGCATTGAAGAAAAGATGGCACTGGGCATACAAATGATCCGCACGGTAACATCACGCGATGCCAGCACACTGATTGAAATACTCAGGACCAAAGGCTTTGCCGTCACTTCCATTGAAGCTACCGGCAAAAATGGCCCCGTACATATTGTCTTCGCTGTGGTTCCACGTAGCAAGATAAAACACGTAATACCTCTCATAAAAAAATTTAACCCCAAAGCATTTTACTCTATCGAAGATGTCAGGGCAGTCAATTCAGACAGCGATTCTTTTTCCCCTTCCGCTTCAAGAGCAGTAGGCCCACGATGGATGCGAAAAGGCAGGTAA
- the rpoN gene encoding RNA polymerase factor sigma-54: protein MLKQSLQQKLLQKLSPLQIQVIKLLEIPAAQLEQRIKKEIEENPVLELEGEGRDNDSDEPEVKEQEVEKDELSIDDYIQNEDIPAYKLQARNFSKDDKHEDIPFSDGTSFHEFLTDQLGLRILDERQRLMAEHIVGNIDEDGYLRREVDEIIDDIAFSQNVELDEREALDVLEIVQDFEPAGVGARDLQECLLLQLKKKDKTIPAVNDAYNIIKYHFEEFTKKHYDKITKRLHLEEEDVKEAMEEILKLNPKPGSSYSNPMHRMVQHIIPDFILEIKDGNPELSLNTRNVPELRISQTYSNMLQDYSGNKKNRSKDKKEAVMFVKQKLDSAKWFIDAIRQRQNTLLMTMNAILEYQKQYFLEGDETKLRPMILKDIAEITGLDISTISRVSNSKYIQTHFGIFPLKFFFSEGMQTDSGEEVSTREIKKILSECIESEDKRKPLTDDKLSNILKEKSYNIARRTVAKYREQLNIPVARLRKEL, encoded by the coding sequence ATGTTAAAACAGAGCTTACAGCAAAAGTTGCTTCAGAAATTATCACCTCTACAAATACAGGTGATAAAATTGTTGGAGATTCCTGCGGCTCAATTGGAGCAACGTATCAAGAAGGAAATTGAGGAAAATCCGGTTTTGGAGTTGGAGGGAGAAGGCCGAGATAATGATTCTGATGAGCCCGAGGTGAAAGAGCAGGAAGTTGAAAAGGATGAACTTTCTATTGACGACTATATTCAAAATGAGGATATTCCTGCTTATAAATTACAAGCCCGTAATTTTTCCAAAGATGATAAGCATGAGGATATTCCATTTTCGGATGGGACTAGTTTTCATGAATTCTTGACTGATCAATTGGGATTGCGCATTTTGGATGAACGGCAGCGTTTGATGGCTGAGCATATTGTAGGGAATATTGATGAGGATGGATATCTGCGTAGAGAGGTGGATGAGATTATTGATGATATTGCTTTTAGCCAAAATGTGGAACTGGATGAGCGAGAAGCCTTGGATGTGCTTGAAATAGTTCAGGATTTTGAGCCTGCTGGGGTTGGTGCACGCGATTTGCAAGAGTGTCTGTTGCTCCAACTAAAGAAAAAGGACAAAACCATTCCTGCGGTCAATGATGCTTACAATATAATTAAATATCATTTTGAGGAGTTTACTAAAAAACATTACGATAAGATTACCAAGCGCTTGCATTTGGAAGAAGAGGATGTGAAAGAAGCCATGGAGGAAATACTAAAGCTGAACCCAAAACCAGGAAGTTCATATAGTAATCCTATGCATCGAATGGTTCAACATATTATACCAGATTTTATTTTAGAAATAAAGGATGGTAATCCTGAATTGTCCTTAAATACTCGTAATGTGCCTGAATTGAGGATCAGCCAGACTTATTCAAATATGCTGCAAGACTATTCGGGTAACAAAAAAAACCGGTCTAAGGATAAAAAGGAAGCGGTGATGTTTGTTAAGCAGAAGCTTGATTCGGCCAAATGGTTTATTGATGCTATTAGACAGCGGCAGAATACGCTGTTGATGACGATGAATGCCATTCTTGAATATCAAAAACAGTATTTTTTAGAAGGTGACGAAACCAAGTTGCGCCCTATGATATTAAAGGATATTGCTGAAATTACCGGGCTGGATATTTCAACCATATCAAGGGTGTCAAATAGTAAATATATTCAAACTCATTTTGGAATATTTCCCTTGAAGTTTTTCTTTTCAGAAGGTATGCAGACTGATTCAGGAGAGGAGGTATCGACGCGTGAGATAAAAAAAATATTGTCGGAGTGTATCGAGAGTGAAGATAAAAGAAAACCTTTGACAGATGATAAACTGTCGAATATATTAAAGGAGAAATCCTATAATATTGCCAGGAGAACTGTTGCTAAATATCGTGAGCAATTGAATATTCCTGTAGCTAGATTGCGCAAAGAGTTATAA
- the asnS gene encoding asparagine--tRNA ligase, which translates to MEQIRRTKVADVLRQTEIGKEVNVKGWVRTRRGNKFVNFIALNDGSSIHNLQIVADVPKFDEELIKRITTGSAISVNGILSESAGSGQKVEIQAVSIEVIGDCNADEYPLQPKKHSLEFLREIAHLRFRTNTFGAITRIRHAMIFAVHNFFSQKGFYNIHTPIITASDAEGAGEMFRVTTLDVNNIPKNEEGAVDFSQDFFGKSTNLTVSGQLEGELAALAMSEIYTFGPTFRAENSNTTRHLAEFWMIEPEMAFYDLNDNMDLAEEFTKYLMNYALENCMEDLEFLSKRLQEEEKGKKAEDRSMELIEKLRFVVENDYVRLTYSEAIDILMNSKPQKKGKFQYPVNGFGSDLQAEHERFLVEKHFKKPVILTDYPMSIKAFYMKQSDDGKTVRAMDVLFPQIGEIIGGSQREESYDKLLERMRALHLPEKEMYWYLDTRRFGSVPHSGFGLGFERLMLFVTGMTNIRDVIPFPRSPKNAEF; encoded by the coding sequence ATGGAACAAATACGCAGAACAAAAGTAGCCGATGTCCTTCGACAAACGGAGATCGGAAAAGAAGTGAATGTAAAAGGATGGGTAAGAACCCGAAGAGGTAATAAATTTGTAAATTTCATTGCCCTTAATGATGGGTCTTCCATTCATAATCTGCAGATTGTTGCCGATGTTCCAAAGTTTGATGAAGAGCTGATAAAAAGGATTACAACAGGTTCTGCGATTTCGGTTAACGGAATTTTGAGTGAATCTGCTGGGAGCGGGCAAAAAGTTGAAATACAGGCTGTAAGCATTGAGGTGATAGGCGATTGTAATGCGGATGAGTATCCCCTGCAACCCAAAAAGCATTCGTTGGAGTTTTTGCGTGAGATAGCACACTTGCGTTTTAGAACCAATACCTTTGGTGCGATTACTCGTATTCGCCATGCTATGATCTTTGCCGTGCATAATTTTTTCTCGCAAAAAGGTTTTTATAATATTCATACTCCAATTATTACTGCGTCGGATGCTGAGGGGGCAGGAGAAATGTTTAGGGTAACTACCTTGGATGTTAATAATATCCCCAAAAATGAAGAGGGAGCTGTTGATTTTAGTCAGGATTTCTTTGGTAAATCAACCAACTTAACTGTCTCCGGACAGTTAGAAGGGGAGTTGGCAGCTTTGGCCATGAGTGAGATCTATACCTTTGGCCCTACCTTTAGAGCAGAGAACTCCAATACAACACGTCACTTGGCTGAGTTCTGGATGATAGAGCCAGAGATGGCATTCTACGATTTGAATGATAATATGGATCTGGCTGAGGAGTTTACCAAATACCTGATGAACTATGCACTCGAAAATTGTATGGAAGATCTGGAGTTCTTGAGTAAACGCCTTCAGGAAGAAGAGAAAGGAAAAAAAGCGGAGGATCGCTCCATGGAACTGATTGAAAAATTGCGTTTTGTGGTGGAGAACGATTATGTACGTCTTACTTATTCTGAGGCAATTGATATTCTAATGAATTCTAAGCCACAGAAGAAAGGAAAGTTCCAATATCCGGTAAATGGTTTCGGAAGTGACCTGCAGGCAGAACATGAACGCTTTCTGGTGGAAAAACACTTTAAGAAACCTGTTATATTAACTGATTATCCCATGTCCATTAAGGCTTTTTATATGAAGCAAAGTGATGATGGTAAAACCGTGAGAGCTATGGATGTCCTTTTTCCACAAATAGGTGAGATAATTGGAGGTTCACAACGTGAGGAAAGTTACGATAAGTTGTTGGAAAGAATGAGAGCGCTTCATCTTCCTGAAAAAGAAATGTACTGGTACCTCGATACCCGTCGTTTTGGATCTGTGCCTCATAGTGGATTCGGTTTGGGATTTGAACGATTGATGTTGTTTGTTACCGGAATGACTAATATCAGGGATGTAATACCATTTCCCCGTTCACCAAAGAATGCTGAGTTTTAG
- the ispG gene encoding (E)-4-hydroxy-3-methylbut-2-enyl-diphosphate synthase gives MSKSHYCIDIFNYTRYHTSEVQIGNLRLGAKHPIVVQSMTTTNTNDTEATVHQIKNIFDAGGQMVRMTTQGQREAGNLKAIKEELKQQGYDGPLVADIHFNPNAANIAAQHIEKVRINPGNFVDGAKKFESIEYTNESYYEELELIKRKLIPLLNICKQNNTAIRIGTNHGSLSDRIMSRYGDTPLGMVESCMEFLRICRDEEFGNVVLSIKASNARIMVHTVRLLVQKMHEEDMYYPLHLGVTEAGEGEDGRIRSAVGIGTLLADGIGDTIRVSLTEAPENEISVAKDLIAYVEQRANHEVIEAVSDASYYPFKYVERASNVVRNVGGHHVPVVVGNMFTKNDRPDYVFSTKKRGEGSRIVALEQWRECDNKDRCFPLLEAYQIEELDKLDVELALLRVFYADLTSEVLKKLRGYQNVVLVLKAKHTNSVAEQRAAFLLLGAEKVTCPVIIYKKYEGLFNNLTQLNAACDFGPLFLDGFGDGIWIDYDQEMETGLVNKTAYSVLQAARVRFEKPDYISCPGCGRTLFGLQETTALVKAQTAHLKGLKIAVMGCIVNGPGEMADADYGYVGSGPGKITLYHQREVVKANIKEEDAVGELIQLIKQKGDWIDPV, from the coding sequence ATGAGCAAGTCGCATTATTGCATTGATATATTTAATTATACGAGATATCATACCTCAGAGGTGCAAATTGGTAATTTACGTTTAGGAGCTAAACATCCCATTGTGGTTCAGTCTATGACAACCACCAATACCAACGATACAGAAGCCACCGTTCATCAGATAAAAAATATTTTTGATGCCGGGGGGCAGATGGTTCGTATGACAACCCAAGGGCAGCGCGAAGCTGGTAATCTTAAGGCAATCAAAGAAGAGTTAAAGCAGCAGGGGTACGATGGTCCCTTGGTGGCCGATATTCATTTTAATCCCAATGCAGCTAATATTGCTGCCCAGCATATTGAGAAGGTAAGAATTAATCCGGGTAATTTTGTGGATGGAGCAAAGAAATTTGAATCTATTGAATATACCAATGAGTCCTATTACGAAGAGTTGGAGCTGATTAAAAGAAAGTTGATTCCGCTTCTCAATATTTGTAAGCAAAATAATACGGCCATCCGGATAGGTACTAATCATGGTTCTTTATCTGATCGAATAATGAGCCGTTATGGTGATACGCCCTTGGGTATGGTAGAATCGTGTATGGAGTTTTTGCGTATCTGCAGGGATGAGGAGTTTGGTAATGTTGTTTTGAGTATAAAAGCTAGTAATGCACGTATTATGGTTCATACGGTGCGGTTATTGGTTCAAAAGATGCATGAGGAGGACATGTATTATCCCTTGCACCTGGGGGTGACGGAAGCTGGAGAAGGAGAAGATGGAAGAATTCGGTCGGCCGTAGGCATAGGAACTTTGTTGGCGGATGGTATAGGGGATACTATTCGTGTGTCGTTGACCGAAGCTCCTGAAAATGAGATTTCTGTGGCAAAAGATCTTATTGCTTATGTGGAGCAAAGAGCGAATCATGAGGTGATTGAAGCGGTGTCGGATGCATCTTACTATCCCTTTAAATATGTTGAGCGAGCATCAAATGTGGTCAGAAATGTGGGCGGACATCATGTGCCGGTTGTGGTAGGGAATATGTTTACGAAGAATGATCGCCCTGACTATGTTTTTTCAACAAAGAAAAGAGGTGAAGGTTCTCGTATAGTGGCATTAGAACAGTGGAGAGAGTGTGATAATAAGGATCGTTGTTTTCCTCTACTAGAAGCTTATCAAATAGAGGAACTGGATAAGTTGGATGTGGAATTGGCGTTGTTACGTGTTTTTTATGCTGACCTTACTTCTGAGGTATTGAAGAAGCTAAGAGGGTATCAAAATGTGGTGCTTGTATTAAAAGCAAAGCATACAAATAGTGTTGCGGAACAAAGAGCTGCTTTTCTCCTGTTGGGCGCCGAAAAAGTTACCTGTCCGGTTATTATTTATAAAAAATATGAAGGACTGTTTAATAACTTGACACAGCTGAATGCAGCTTGTGATTTTGGACCTCTTTTCTTGGATGGTTTTGGGGATGGTATCTGGATTGATTATGACCAAGAAATGGAGACCGGATTGGTTAATAAAACGGCTTATTCTGTTTTGCAGGCCGCTAGGGTGCGTTTTGAAAAGCCTGATTATATCTCATGTCCTGGCTGCGGTAGAACCCTGTTTGGTTTGCAGGAAACCACCGCACTGGTAAAAGCTCAAACAGCCCACCTCAAAGGACTGAAGATTGCTGTCATGGGGTGTATTGTTAATGGACCTGGAGAAATGGCAGATGCAGATTATGGTTATGTGGGATCTGGTCCCGGTAAGATTACTCTGTATCATCAACGAGAAGTGGTGAAAGCCAATATCAAAGAGGAGGATGCGGTTGGAGAACTTATTCAATTGATTAAACAAAAGGGAGATTGGATTGATCCTGTGTAG